The proteins below are encoded in one region of Meriones unguiculatus strain TT.TT164.6M chromosome 18, Bangor_MerUng_6.1, whole genome shotgun sequence:
- the Lmo2 gene encoding rhombotin-2 isoform X2 gives MEGSAVTVLECGGASSPAERPSKRRRRSGGARAPEGVRVQAAGQPRATKGAPPPPGTPPPSPMSSAIERKSLDPSEEPVDEVLQIPPSLLTCGGCQQNIGDRYFLKAIDQYWHEDCLSCDLCGCRLGEVGRRLYYKLGRKLCRRDYLRLFGQDGLCASCDKRIRAYEMTMRVKDKVYHLECFKCAACQKHFCVGDRYLLINSDIVCEQDIYEWTKINGMI, from the exons ATGGAAG GGAGCGCGGTGACCGTCCTTGAGTGCGGAGGGGCGAGCTCGCCGGCGGAGCGACCGAGCAAGAGGAGGCGCAGGAGCGGCGGCGCCCGAGCACCCGAGGGGGTCCGAGTCCAAGCGGCCGGCCAGCCGCGCGCCACAAAGGGAGCGCCCCCGCCGCCCGGCACGCCGCCTCCCTCCCCAATGTCCTCGGCCATCGAGAGGAAGAGCCTGGACCCGTCTGA GGAACCAGTGGATGAAGTGCTGCAGATCCCCCCTTCCCTGCTGACCTGTGGTGGCTGCCAGCAGAACATAGGGGACCGCTACTTCCTGAAGGCCATCGACCAGTACTGGCATGAGGACTGCCTCAGCTGTGACCTCTGTGGATGCCGGCTAGGAGAGGTGGGGCGGCGCCTCTACTACAAGCTGGGACGGAAGTTGTGCAGGAGAGACTATCTCAG gCTTTTTGGTCAAGACGGTCTCTGTGCTTCCTGTGACAAGCGGATCCGTGCCTACGAGATGACGATGCGAGTGAAAGACAAAGTGTATCACCTGGAGTGCTTCAAGTGCGCTGCCTGCCAGAAGCATTTCTGCGTGGGCGACAGATACCTTCTCATCAACTCTGACATAGTGTGTGAACAGGACATCTACGAGTGGACTAAGATCAATGGAATGATCTAG
- the Lmo2 gene encoding rhombotin-2 isoform X3: protein MSSAIERKSLDPSEEPVDEVLQIPPSLLTCGGCQQNIGDRYFLKAIDQYWHEDCLSCDLCGCRLGEVGRRLYYKLGRKLCRRDYLRLFGQDGLCASCDKRIRAYEMTMRVKDKVYHLECFKCAACQKHFCVGDRYLLINSDIVCEQDIYEWTKINGMI, encoded by the exons ATGTCCTCGGCCATCGAGAGGAAGAGCCTGGACCCGTCTGA GGAACCAGTGGATGAAGTGCTGCAGATCCCCCCTTCCCTGCTGACCTGTGGTGGCTGCCAGCAGAACATAGGGGACCGCTACTTCCTGAAGGCCATCGACCAGTACTGGCATGAGGACTGCCTCAGCTGTGACCTCTGTGGATGCCGGCTAGGAGAGGTGGGGCGGCGCCTCTACTACAAGCTGGGACGGAAGTTGTGCAGGAGAGACTATCTCAG gCTTTTTGGTCAAGACGGTCTCTGTGCTTCCTGTGACAAGCGGATCCGTGCCTACGAGATGACGATGCGAGTGAAAGACAAAGTGTATCACCTGGAGTGCTTCAAGTGCGCTGCCTGCCAGAAGCATTTCTGCGTGGGCGACAGATACCTTCTCATCAACTCTGACATAGTGTGTGAACAGGACATCTACGAGTGGACTAAGATCAATGGAATGATCTAG
- the Lmo2 gene encoding rhombotin-2 isoform X1, with the protein MEGSAVTVLECGGASSPAERPSKRRRRSGGARAPEGVRVQAAGQPRATKGAPPPPGTPPPSPMSSAIERKSLDPSENWPELQTSCSKRREPVDEVLQIPPSLLTCGGCQQNIGDRYFLKAIDQYWHEDCLSCDLCGCRLGEVGRRLYYKLGRKLCRRDYLRLFGQDGLCASCDKRIRAYEMTMRVKDKVYHLECFKCAACQKHFCVGDRYLLINSDIVCEQDIYEWTKINGMI; encoded by the exons ATGGAAG GGAGCGCGGTGACCGTCCTTGAGTGCGGAGGGGCGAGCTCGCCGGCGGAGCGACCGAGCAAGAGGAGGCGCAGGAGCGGCGGCGCCCGAGCACCCGAGGGGGTCCGAGTCCAAGCGGCCGGCCAGCCGCGCGCCACAAAGGGAGCGCCCCCGCCGCCCGGCACGCCGCCTCCCTCCCCAATGTCCTCGGCCATCGAGAGGAAGAGCCTGGACCCGTCTGA aaactggCCTGAGCTTCAAACTTCCTGTTCTAAAAGAAG GGAACCAGTGGATGAAGTGCTGCAGATCCCCCCTTCCCTGCTGACCTGTGGTGGCTGCCAGCAGAACATAGGGGACCGCTACTTCCTGAAGGCCATCGACCAGTACTGGCATGAGGACTGCCTCAGCTGTGACCTCTGTGGATGCCGGCTAGGAGAGGTGGGGCGGCGCCTCTACTACAAGCTGGGACGGAAGTTGTGCAGGAGAGACTATCTCAG gCTTTTTGGTCAAGACGGTCTCTGTGCTTCCTGTGACAAGCGGATCCGTGCCTACGAGATGACGATGCGAGTGAAAGACAAAGTGTATCACCTGGAGTGCTTCAAGTGCGCTGCCTGCCAGAAGCATTTCTGCGTGGGCGACAGATACCTTCTCATCAACTCTGACATAGTGTGTGAACAGGACATCTACGAGTGGACTAAGATCAATGGAATGATCTAG